A single genomic interval of Lathyrus oleraceus cultivar Zhongwan6 chromosome 7, CAAS_Psat_ZW6_1.0, whole genome shotgun sequence harbors:
- the LOC127105397 gene encoding protein REDUCED CHLOROPLAST COVERAGE 3, giving the protein MAPKSGKGKTNKAKAEKKKKEEKAVAPSLVDIIVVTPYDSQIVLKGISTDKILDVRKLLAVKVETCHFTNYSLSHEVKGQRLNERVEVVTLKPCVLRMVEEDYNEEVQAVAHVRRLLDIIACTSKFGKPKRNLTGPDSKPKKNGKAQSHNKSSVSPPATPNGETRVGSPTAEVPASPISDNVGMVAIHPTPKLSDFYEFFSFSHLSPPILHLKKCELKDEDDRRKGGYFQLQVKISNGKVIEVVVSEKGFYSVGKLSLQSHTLVDLLQQLSRGFANAYGSLMKAFSDRNKFGNLPYGLRSNTWLVAPSVGESLSSFPALPAEDESWGGNGGGQGRNGEYDHRQWATDFAILASLPSKTEEERVIRDRKAFLLHNLFVDTSILKAVAAIQHVMESKSSTNSSPGSVLHQDHVGDLSIVVERDGNGKFDSTLNESSKRNDEIQKNLIKGLSADESVTVNDTSSLAVVVVHHCGYTATVKAVGNANARKPKVQDIEIDDQPEGGANALNINSLRALLHKSGAESSEGTLTSLSNFDDLDASKIIVGKVVEECIEKIKEESSVSKRSIRWELGSSWMQHLQKQENSTDVGSNNKDGNDVAQSVKGLGKQFKLLKKREKKPCDLNVADLSEQNINEPNNDELSSSNELEKLLSKEAFLHLKESGSGLHMKSVDELINMAHKFYDEVALPKLVTDFASLELSPVDGRTLTDFMHLRGLKMGSLGEVVKLAENLPHIQSLCIHEMITRAFKHLLKAVIASVDNVADLPSVIASTLNFLLGGCRTEDTDHTSGDDHHLKIHWLRMFLSKRFGWTLKDEFQHLRKLSILRGICHKVGLELFSRDYDMESPKPFGKFDIISLVPVCKHVGCSSIDGRNLLESSKIALDKGKLEDAVSYGTKALAKMMSVCGPYHRNTASAYSLLAVVLYHTGDFNQATIYQQKALDINERELGLDHPDTMKSYGDLSVFYYRLQHIELALKYVNRALFLLHFTCGLSHPNTAATYINVAMMEEGMGNVNVALRYLHEALKCNKRLLGADHIQTAASYHAIAIALSLMEAYSLSVQHEQTTLKILQAKLGAEDLRTQDAAAWLEYFESKAIEQQEAAKNGTPKTDTSIASKGHLSVSDLLDFISPDSDSKGNDAQRKQRRPSPKILPISDNNSQEHDDAAIVDDGIFVENAKEAAPVVEGIIEETNTTKISEKPKEIGDLNRHKPVVTSEALYETSSDDGWQEANSKGRSANSANRKSGRRQRPLLSKLTVNGPDNHIYKEASYRNDTIAVHQKASPKVASAVLSPSRKSKTPKALASKIASTPTSLSSLASKSISYKEVAVAPPGTVLKPLLEKTETEKVSDENDTPKTEVSIQNSIADDTAPKEDEKEATHEDESEQENSASELEKVSLSSDQGKPTESNGSKLSAAAKPFSPGTLSASRHLNPVPLTSIYDADGSQGILVEPILPPAAARVPCGPRSPLYYRTNYMFRMKHGSAKIREISGSGGPRIMNPHAPEFVPRRASQTETGEVKNNSSKNSLSESEKSEIARQILLSFLVKSVHQNADTVDEPKANEGKVEKFENSSDEVAKDSAVIKIMYGTEEKNKTAVSSSDDSEEQDKIDGEGFVVVTNRRKNRQKITNGVTELYNQPSICASVR; this is encoded by the exons ATGGCCCCAAAGTCAGGGAAAGGGAAAACAAATAAAGCAAAGGcagagaagaagaaaaaggaggagaAAG CAGTAGCACCTTCTCTTGTTGATATCATTGTGGTTACTCCATATGATTCACAAATTGTACTCAAG GGTATCTCTACTGATAAGATTCTTGATGTGAGGAAGCTATTGGCTGTGAAGGTGGAGACATGCCATTTTACAAACTATTCTTTATCTCACGag GTTAAAGGTCAAAGATTAAATGAAAGAGTTGAAGTTGTTACCCTAAAGCCATGTGTTCTAAGAATGGTTGAAG AGGATTATAATGAAGAGGTTCAAGCAGTTGCACACGTGCGAAGGCTATTGGATATTATTGCTTGTACTTCGAAATTCGGAAAGCCCAAACGTAACTTAACAGGCCCAGATTCGAAGCCCAAGAAAAACGGAAAAGCCCAAAGTCATAACAAGAGCAGTGTGAGTCCACCGGCTACACCGAATGGAGAAACCCGGGTCGGGTCACCGACGGCGGAGGTGCCGGCATCGCCGATCTCGGATAATGTCGGGATGGTGGCGATTCATCCGACTCCGAAGCTGTCAGATTTTTACGAGTTCTTTTCGTTTTCTCATCTCTCTCCACCGATTTTAC attTGAAGAAATGTGAACTGAAGGATGAAGATGATAGACGCAAAGGAGGTTACTTTCAACTTCAG GTTAAAATCAGCAATGGGAAAGTGATAGAAGTAGTTGTGTCAGAGAAAGGCTTTTATAGTGTTGGGAAGCTGTCTCTGCAGAGTCACACATTGGTTGATCTTCTGCAACAGCTCAGCAGAGGTTTTGCTAAC GCATATGGATCATTGATGAAAGCTTTTTCGGATCGCAATAAG TTTGGAAATCTTCCATACGGACTCCGATCCAATACATGGCTTGTTGCTCCATCCGTTGGTGAATCTCTTTCAAGCTTTCCAGCTCTACCTGCTGAGGATGAAAGCTGGGGTGGTAATGGTGGTGGCCAAGGAAGAAATGGCGAATATGATCATCGACAATGGGCAACAGATTTTGCAATATTGGCTTCTCTTCCTTCCAAAACCGAGGAAGAGAGGGTGATCAGAGATCGAAAAGCCTTTTTGCTTCACAATCTGTTTGTTGATACATCGATATTGAAGGCTGTTGCAGCTATACAGCATGTGATGGAGTCCAAATCTAGTACAAATTCTTCTCCGGGTTCTGTTCTGCATCAAGATCATGTTGGGGATTTATCCATCGTAGTCGAACGCGATGGAAATGGAAAGTTTGATTCTACACTGAATGAATCCAGTAAGCGTAATGATGAAATTCAGAAAAATTTAATTAAAGGGTTGTCTGCGGATGAAAGTGTCACTGTTAAT GATACTTCTTCCTTGGCTGTTGTGGTTGTTCACCATTGTGGATATACAGCAACTGTAAAGGCTGTGGGCAATGCCAACGCGAGGAAGCCTAAAGTTCAGGATATTGAAATAGATGATCAACCAGAAGGAGGCGCAAATGCTCTTAACATCAACAG TTTGAGGGCACTGCTTCACAAGTCAGGAGCTGAATCTTCAGAAGGGACTTTAACATCCTTGTCAAATTTTGATGACTTGGATGCTTCAAAAATTATTGTTGGGAAGGTGGTTGAAGAGTGCATTGAAAAGATAAAAGAAGAGTCAAGTGTATCAAAAAGGTCGATTCGATGGGAACTTGGTTCTTCTTGGATGCAGCATCTGCAGAAACAGGAAAATTCAACAGATGTCGGTTCTAATAACAAGGATGGCAATGATGTTGCGCAATCTGTGAAAGGTCTTGGAAAGCAATTTAAGTTATTGAAGAAGAGGGAAAAGAAACCATGTGACTTAAATGTTGCAGATCTTAGTGAGCAAAATATCAATGAGCCAAATAATGATGAATTAAGTAGTTCTAATGAGTTGGAAAAACTACTTTCTAAAGAAGCCTTTTTGCATCTCAAAGAATCTGGATCTGGTCTTCATATGAAG TCAGTGGATGAGCTTATCAACATGGCACACAAGTTTTATGATGAAGTTGCCTTGCCAAAGCTG GTTACAGATTTTGCATCACTTGAACTTTCTCCTGTGGATGGTCGTACTTTAACTGACTTCATGCATTTAAGGGGACTTAAGATGGGATCTTTGGGTGAAGTG GTTAAACTTGCAGAGAATCTTCCACACATACAATCCCTTTGTATTCACGAGATGATAACTCGAGCATTCAAGCATCTACTTAAAGCAGTTATTGCTTCTGTCGACAATGTAGCTGATTTACCATCAGTCATTGCATCAACACTGAATTTCCTACTTGGAGGGTGTCGAACTGAAGATACAGACCATACTTCTGGTGACGATCATCATCTAAAAATTCATTGGTTACGTATGTTTTTGTCCAAAAGATTTGGTTGGACATTAAAAGATGAATTTCAACATCTGAGGAAGTTGTCTATTCTTAGAGGGATCTGTCACAAG GTTGGATTAGAGTTGTTCTCTAGAGATTATGACATGGAGTCACCTAAGCCGTTTGGGAAGTTCGATATTATCAGCCTTGTTCCTGTTTGTAAG CATGTGGGATGCTCCTCAATAGATGGACGCAATTTATTGGAATCGTCTAAAATTGCTCTTGATAAAGGAAAGCTTGAGGATGCTGTGAGCTATGGAACAAAG GCATTGGCAAAGATGATGTCTGTTTGTGGTCCATATCATAGAAATACTGCAAGTGCGTATAGTCTTCTTGCTGTGGTTCTCTACCACACAGGAGATTTTAACCAG GCCACCATTTATCAGCAGAAGGCATTAGATATAAATGAGAGAGAGCTTGGACTTGACCATCCAGACACAATGAAAAGCTATGGTGATCTTTCTGTTTTCTACTATCGTCTGCAACATATTGAGCTGGCTTTGAA GTACGTTAATCGCGCTCTATTCCTCCTTCATTTCACGTGTGGTTTGTCTCATCCAAATACAGCGGCAACTTATATAAATGTGGCAATGATGGAAGAAGGCATGGGAAATGTTAATGTGGCACTCCGGTACCTGCATGAAGCTCTTAAATGCAACAAAAGATTGTTGGGAGCAGATCATATACAG ACTGCTGCAAGCTACCACGCAATAGCGATAGCTCTTTCATTGATGGAAGCATATTCTCTGAGCGTGCAACATGAGCAAACTACACTAAAGATACTTCAAGCAAAGCTTGGTGCAGAAGATCTTCGAACTCAG GACGCCGCTGCATGGCTAGAATATTTTGAATCAAAAGCCATAGAACAGCAAGAAGCAGCAAAAAATGGAACTCCAAAGACAGATACATCCATTGCAAGTAAAGGTCACCTTAG TGTGTCAGATCTCCTGGATTTTATTAGTCCTGACAGTGATTCAAAGGGAAATGATGCTCAAAGGAAACAAAGGCGTCCAAGTCCAAAG ATACTTCCAATAAGTGATAACAACTCTCAAGAACATGATGATGCTGCAATAGTGGATGATGGAATTTTTGTTGAGAATGCAAAAGAAGCTGCACCAGTGGTAGAAGGCATTATAGAAGAAACAAATACCACCAAAATTTCTGAAAAACCAAAAGAAATAGGCGATCTAAATAGGCACAAGCCAGTGGTTACAAGTGAAGCTCTTTATGAGACATCATCTGATGATGGTTGGCAAGAAGCCAATTCAAAAGGGCGGTCAGCTAATAGTGCTAACCGCAAGTCTGGTCGTAGACAAAGGCCTCTTCTATCGAAGCTCACCGTTAATGGTCCTGATAACCATATTTACAAAGAAGCCAGTTACAGGAACGACACTATTGCCGTGCACCAAAAAGCATCTCCAAAAGTAGCTTCAGCTGTGTTATCTCCATCCAGAAAATCAAAAACTCCAAAAGCATTGGCGTCTAAAATTGCATCTACTCCAACCTCACTGAGTTCTTTGGCCTCAAAGTCTATATCATACAAAGAAGTTGCTGTAGCACCGCCAGGTACTGTTTTAAAGCCATTGTTGGAAAAAACCGAGACTGAAAAGGTAAGCGATGAAAATGACACCCCGAAAACTGAAGTTTCTATCCAGAATTCTATAGCTGATGATACAGCTCCAAAGGAAGATGAAAAAGAAGCAACTCATGAAGATGAATCGGAACAAGAAAATTCTGCATCAGAACTTGAGAAGGTTTCTCTTTCAAGTGATCAAGGAAAACCTACAGAATCAAATGGAAGCAAGCTTTCGGCTGCAGCCAAACCGTTCAGTCCAGGAACGTTGTCTGCTTCTCGCCATTTAAATCCCGTTCCTCTCACTAGCATATATGATGCAGATGGTAGTCAAGGCATTCTTGTGGAGCCCATTCTTCCTCCTGCTGCTGCCCGGGTCCCTTGCGGGCCAAGATCACCATTGTATTACAGAACCAATTATATGTTTCGGATGAAGCACGGTTCAGCGAAAATAAGGGAAATAAGTGGATCAGGTGGTCCAAGAATAATGAATCCACATGCTCCTGAGTTTGTTCCAAGACGTGCTTCTCAAACAGAAACAGGTGAAGTCAAGAACAATTCTTCAAAAAACAGTCTTTCCGAATCTGAGAAGTCAGAGATAGCAAGACAGATATTGCTGAGTTTTCTAGTGAAATCGGTTCATCAAAATGCTGATACTGTGGATGAGCCTAAAGCTAATGAAGGAAAAGTTGAGAAGTTTGAAAATTCTTCTGACGAAGTAGCTAAAGACAGTGCTGTCATTAAAATAATGTATGGTACTGAAGAAAAGAATAAGACAGCGGTTAGTTCCAGTGATGACAGTGAAGAGCAAGACAAAATAGATGGTGAAGGATTTGTAGTAGTCACAAACAGGAGAAAAAACAGACAGAAAATCACAAATGGTGTCACAGAATTGTACAACCAACCATCAATCTGTGCTTCAGTTCGTTGA